TGACGCCGCGAACACCGCCGCGAGCACGAGCACGATCGACGCCCCCTCGGGCCAGGCGAGCGCGTGACCGAGCAAAAAGCCCAAAAACACGCCCAAAACTCCTGCCCCCATCGCAAAACCCACGACCCCACCGAGCCCTCGCCCGAGGGCCCGCCCGGCCGCCGCCGGGATGACCAAGAAGGCGCTCACGAGCACCACCCCCGCGAGCCGAATCGCCGACACGACCACCGCCGCGAGCAGCGCGAGCAGCGCGCTCTCGAGCCACCCGACCTCGATGCCCGAGAGACGCGCGAGCTCCTCGTCGAACGTCGCGTACGCGATCCGCGTCCACGCGAACGCGAAGAAGACCGCCGTGATCGCCGCGATCCCGACGACGACGACCAGATCGTCCGAGCCGACGAGCAGGATGTTCCCGAAGAGGA
The DNA window shown above is from Myxococcales bacterium and carries:
- a CDS encoding metal ABC transporter permease; protein product: MDLSFLAIPLFQRALLAGSILAALLAVLGVLVTARGLATLGDGLSHAAFGGIALGMFLGLHAPLVVAIPFTALAAVAIGALRRRGGLRSDVAMAILFAVCFAFGVILLRKAPRTAGAFDPEQLLFGNILLVGSDDLVVVVGIAAITAVFFAFAWTRIAYATFDEELARLSGIEVGWLESALLALLAAVVVSAIRLAGVVLVSAFLVIPAAAGRALGRGLGGVVGFAMGAGVLGVFLGFLLGHALAWPEGASIVLVLAAVFAASLGVRALRAR